One window from the genome of Pedococcus badiiscoriae encodes:
- a CDS encoding carboxyltransferase domain-containing protein, with protein sequence MTGRVLPSGEHAVLVEVDSLDEVLALHHRLWVRERPPGLLDAVVGARTLLLVAASARDLAGVRAEAARLVARTPEPMSTASGDDLEAVETMETVEIPVHYDGPDLDDVAALTGLSPDEVVGAHTGRSWRVGFAGFAPGFAYLVDGDPRLAVPRLATPRSRVPAGAVGLAGEFSGVYPRSSPGGWRLIGHTDVVLWDLDRDPPALLRPGLRVRFVDAGGDR encoded by the coding sequence GTGACCGGGCGAGTGCTGCCGAGCGGCGAGCACGCGGTCCTCGTCGAGGTCGACTCGCTCGACGAGGTGCTGGCGCTGCACCACCGGCTCTGGGTGCGCGAGCGCCCGCCCGGTCTGCTCGACGCGGTCGTCGGGGCACGCACGCTCCTGCTCGTGGCGGCCTCCGCCCGGGACCTGGCCGGAGTCCGTGCCGAGGCCGCCCGCCTCGTGGCCCGGACCCCGGAGCCGATGTCGACGGCGTCCGGCGATGACCTCGAGGCCGTGGAGACCATGGAGACCGTGGAGATCCCGGTCCACTACGACGGGCCCGACCTGGACGACGTGGCGGCTCTGACCGGCCTGTCGCCGGACGAGGTGGTGGGCGCGCACACCGGTCGGTCGTGGCGCGTGGGCTTCGCCGGGTTCGCCCCCGGGTTCGCCTACCTCGTCGACGGCGACCCGCGTCTGGCCGTGCCGCGCCTGGCGACCCCGCGGTCCCGGGTGCCCGCCGGCGCGGTGGGGCTGGCGGGCGAGTTCAGCGGGGTCTACCCCCGGTCCTCCCCGGGCGGGTGGCGGCTCATCGGCCACACCGACGTGGTCCTGTGGGACCTGGACCGCGATCCCCCGGCCCTGCTGCGGCCAGGACTGCGGGTCAGGTTCGTCGACGCGGGAGGCGACCGGTGA
- a CDS encoding biotin-dependent carboxyltransferase family protein yields MTGGEPAAYARLDVMAAGPLTLVEDLGRPGLASLGVGPSGAADIGAFALGARLLGQTTDLAALECHHGGLTLRARGSVTMVLTGARGPATVDGTPVGYAAPFLVRDGSVLVVGSPAAGVRTYVSVRGGIAVPTVLGSRSYDTLSGLGPAPLRLGDMLSVGAPEGELLVDVAPVVPPAAGAATLDVAPGPRHEWLGDLLALTEPAWRVDGASDRVGVRLDGPALTRAPGFDGRELPSEGIVRGAVQLPADGRPVLFLADHPVTGGYPVVGVLTPASCDRAAQLVPGQLVRLRQASSPPGR; encoded by the coding sequence GTGACCGGAGGCGAGCCAGCGGCATACGCCCGGCTGGACGTGATGGCTGCGGGTCCGCTGACGCTCGTCGAGGACCTGGGCCGACCGGGGCTGGCCTCGCTCGGCGTCGGCCCCTCCGGCGCGGCCGACATCGGCGCGTTCGCCCTCGGGGCGCGCCTGCTGGGCCAGACCACGGACCTCGCGGCCCTCGAGTGCCACCACGGCGGGCTCACCCTGCGCGCGCGCGGCAGCGTCACGATGGTGCTGACCGGTGCACGCGGACCAGCCACCGTCGACGGGACCCCGGTCGGGTATGCCGCGCCGTTCCTCGTCCGCGACGGATCGGTGCTGGTGGTGGGCAGCCCCGCGGCCGGAGTGCGCACCTATGTCAGCGTCCGCGGTGGCATCGCCGTGCCAACGGTACTCGGATCCCGTTCGTACGACACACTTTCCGGGCTCGGACCAGCCCCGCTGCGCCTCGGCGACATGCTGTCCGTGGGGGCTCCCGAGGGCGAGCTCCTCGTCGACGTCGCTCCCGTCGTCCCACCTGCCGCGGGGGCAGCAACCCTGGACGTGGCCCCGGGTCCGCGCCACGAGTGGCTCGGCGACCTGCTCGCGCTGACCGAACCCGCCTGGCGCGTCGACGGCGCGAGCGACCGTGTCGGAGTGCGCCTCGACGGCCCTGCCCTGACCCGCGCGCCCGGGTTCGACGGCCGGGAGCTGCCCAGCGAGGGCATCGTCCGGGGTGCCGTGCAGCTGCCGGCTGACGGACGGCCCGTGCTCTTCCTGGCCGACCACCCGGTGACTGGCGGCTACCCCGTCGTCGGGGTCCTCACGCCCGCCTCCTGCGACAGGGCCGCCCAGCTGGTGCCGGGCCAGCTCGTGCGGCTGCGGCAGGCGTCGTCCCCGCCCGGACGGTGA
- a CDS encoding LamB/YcsF family protein, translating to MTTIDLNADLGESFGRWTLGDDEAMLDVVTSANVACGFHAGDPRGLLRVCELAARRSVVIGAQVGYRDLAGFGRRFIDLDPADLVADVVYQIGALQGLCAAAGTAVRYVKPHGALYNAVVHHRAQAAAVVEAVRRVDASLPVLGLPGSLLLDLAQDAGLATVTEAFVDRGYLADGTLVPRGRDGAVLHDPAAVAARAMRMVVTGEVETVDAVLLRIHAASLCVHGDSPGAVSMATAVRARLEAAGITLAPFVAVPG from the coding sequence ATGACGACGATCGACCTCAACGCCGACCTCGGCGAGTCGTTCGGGCGGTGGACCCTGGGCGACGACGAGGCGATGCTCGACGTGGTCACCAGCGCCAACGTCGCCTGCGGCTTCCACGCGGGCGACCCGCGAGGGCTGCTGCGGGTGTGCGAGCTGGCCGCCCGACGCTCGGTGGTCATCGGGGCACAGGTGGGCTACCGCGACCTCGCCGGGTTCGGTCGGCGGTTCATCGACCTCGACCCCGCGGACCTGGTGGCCGACGTGGTCTACCAGATCGGTGCCCTGCAGGGCCTCTGCGCGGCAGCCGGGACGGCAGTCCGCTATGTCAAACCCCACGGGGCCCTCTACAACGCCGTTGTCCACCACCGGGCCCAGGCCGCCGCGGTGGTCGAGGCGGTCCGCAGGGTCGACGCATCGCTGCCCGTCCTCGGGCTGCCCGGGTCGCTGCTGCTCGACCTGGCGCAGGATGCCGGGCTCGCCACCGTCACGGAGGCCTTCGTCGACCGCGGCTACCTGGCGGACGGCACCCTCGTGCCGCGAGGTCGCGACGGAGCTGTGCTGCACGATCCCGCAGCCGTCGCGGCGCGGGCGATGCGGATGGTCGTCACCGGAGAGGTCGAGACGGTCGACGCGGTCCTGCTGCGCATCCACGCGGCGTCCCTGTGCGTCCACGGCGACAGCCCGGGGGCCGTGTCCATGGCCACCGCGGTCCGGGCCCGCCTCGAAGCCGCCGGCATCACCCTTGCCCCGTTCGTCGCGGTCCCCGGCTAG